The following DNA comes from Legionella sp. PATHC032.
GCCTTTAATGGTTTTTTTCGCGTTTTTTCTGGTAGGAAGAGCATACAGTGTTCCGACTGTATTTACGGTCAATGTGTCAGTACTTGGTTCCGGTTACTTTAGTACGGAAGACACCCTTCCAGTCACCTATTTTATTATCGATTATACTCTTTGTACGTTGATCGCTTTTACTATTATTCTAGGTTTTGAATACTTTTGGTTTAGGCATTATGGACTGATGCAGCGATTTATCAAAATTACTCAGGCTGAAGTGATTGATGATCTTTACAGGCTGGTTCGTTTGTTAAATCAAGGTAAAATAAAAAAAACAGAATGGTTCCAAGCTTGTATCAAGTTGACTGACAGCTTGTTTGAGGTCAATAAGCTCATAACAAATTCCCAGTTTTTAATCAGTTCAGAACATGCTGTTGGGGATGAATTTAATCAGTTTGTGGAACTGACTAATCGTATTTTTATTGGCTTGAAAGCCTTGTATATGGCTTATTATACGAAACATTATCATACGTTTGATTATTATCAACTATTTCAACAGGTTCAAAAAGATTTGGTGCACTTAAAAGATTTTGTTGCAGGGGAGCAAACAATTGACCTTAGCGAGGGAGTAAAGAATGCTACGTCCGGTTAAAATCATTTTATTATCAGTCTTTTTAGTCGGATGTTATAGTGAGCCTTATCACAGACCCAATGTTGAAGTGATTAATAAATGGTCGGTAACGGACAGGAATGTTAAAAATGTTGACAGCAAGAATATTCCTTACATGGCTTGGTGGCGTGATTTTAAAGACCCCACTCTCAACCAACTGATTGAAAGAGGTTTGATTTCCAATACAAGCCTTGGTATGTCAAGAGGGAGCATTGAAGCGGCAGAGGGAGAGCTTAAAAAAATTCGTTATCAGTGGGTGCCTACCCTGGATCTTATGACCGGTTATTCAAGAAATCCGGCAACGGGGTTTCCTGGCGTTCTGATTGTTTTTATTCCTAATTATACAATAAATATCATCAATCAAATCAGAGAGCAAAAAAGAGCAAAATATACTCTTGCTCAGGTAAAAGCAGAAGACGATGCTCTCAAACTCACTATTATTTCACAAATAGCAGCAAGTTATTTCACCTATCTTGCAGAAATAGAGCGCAAAGAATTTTTACAGGCATTAGCTAATGATCTAACTCAGCTGGCAAAGGTTGCCAGCAAAGTTTACCAAGGAGGATTAAGTTCTGAAATTGAGCAGGAAGAGTTGTATAGCCAGGTTAATTTGAT
Coding sequences within:
- a CDS encoding FUSC family protein; translated protein: MRRWLGVQAFSYLELRSIQISTVFAFTIFVQEWLRYPRAGWTGFAVMMIYAGFDNGTTIFRTYHRFLGVLLGLFTGYLLWFIGHLDYRTLILIMPLMVFFAFFLVGRAYSVPTVFTVNVSVLGSGYFSTEDTLPVTYFIIDYTLCTLIAFTIILGFEYFWFRHYGLMQRFIKITQAEVIDDLYRLVRLLNQGKIKKTEWFQACIKLTDSLFEVNKLITNSQFLISSEHAVGDEFNQFVELTNRIFIGLKALYMAYYTKHYHTFDYYQLFQQVQKDLVHLKDFVAGEQTIDLSEGVKNATSG